The Musa acuminata AAA Group cultivar baxijiao chromosome BXJ2-2, Cavendish_Baxijiao_AAA, whole genome shotgun sequence genome contains the following window.
GGTCACCTAAAAATACAGGTCCGAAAAGAAGGCCTCGTTTGAACTGCACACAGCAAGTGTCGGTAATGTGCGGTAGTCCTACGAGAGGAGGAGATGTCGAAGCTTGGTTTCGGATCCATTACTACCGGACGCTTGGGGTTTCTGCCATGGTGAGGTTTTGGGATTCCCGTCACAGGAGTCGTCCCCTCCTCTCACACCCATGAGGGAAGCTTCTCGGAATCCACTCCTGGAGGTGTCAGAAGAGGCTGTGGAGGTGGAGACGAACAAATATGGAATGCTCGCCAAGGCCAAAGGAATCCAAGGCTGCTCCTCCACCTACTCATCAAGGCACCCACTGGTCCTTCCTACTAAGAGCTGTTGCTATGCTATTTTGCCCGAAGCAATTCGAGGAAACATATCTTCTGTTTATGCAACTCTTTTACCTGATTACACCAGCCAATATTCTtgcaagaagaggaagaaatttTCCTATACCCATCTTTTGAGTCTCATCTAAACAAATGTAAAACCTTTTTATGGTTCAGCAGTTCACCAGTAACATAAGTTTATGACAGACGATTTACCTGAGAAGGAAAGGATGTTGGCTTATCTTAGTATTAGAATTGTGGAAACTAATCCTATCTCTCTCATATGCACAATGGGATATCTAATAAAAGAGAGAACAAAACGGTATGATTACAGTGGACAGTACAAAACTAGATTTGAGGGAAACGGAATCTCCTTCCTGTAAGTAGAGACGTAGAAAGAGaacaaaagaaataaaacatTTATCTATCATTGtcacccagagagagagagagagagagagagagtaatgtgGGGAATCCTCAtagaaggagggagtctgggttaaGTCTCTTGTACTCAAGAAGTCTCTCAGCAACCGGACGCTTCTCCGTTACGCCCTCCTCTTCGTTCCTCACTGAGGTTTTCCTTCGGAGAACCCGGCAATATCcgccggcggcggaggaggacatGCCATCTCGTGGAGCAAAGCACTATGGGTTTTTACTCCATGTAATGGAGCACCACCACTGCACCATCCAAGGCTGAAACCGGTAGCACTAGATGTATGAGCTGCCATCTGATCGATGTGTCGAGGTCTAGCCGTGACTGCACCCATCTGAGCTTCCTTTTGGAGCAATGCGGTGGCTGACAAGAAAGGAAAGGTTGTAGAGGTTCGATATGAGGCAGGTAAAGAAGATTGGCCCTCACGTTGGAACTCAGATTCTAGCATTGTGGCGTAGATGGAGGACAAGGGATCCATTTGACTTTGGGACGTTGAGGCAGCTGGTGGTGGCTCAGGTCCTTGACAAGCCGCCCATGGTGATGAGATCTCCTGTTTCATGGTAACGTAGGTACCATGAGATCTCCTAATGTCGGCGTGTTGGGATCTCAACCCGTCGGGGAACTGAGGCTGCATGGTGGTGCTCTGACCAGCTGCGAGTTCATGGGATGACAAGGGTTGAGAGTACAAGTGTTGATGGTGGTCAGCCACAGGGTTTGCTTGGGTAACTCTTGCACTTTCTTCTGCCAGAGCATCACAAAATGCTCTGTGGGTGATAAAGCTGTACCTTCTGCAACACCCAACAGTATATATCAGCATGCAGCAACCATGGATGTATGAGAGAATAAGGTGGAAAGCAATCCTGTGCTTCCCCTTCAAATTATATTCCATTTCGTCCTTCCCTTTGTACCTCCATGTGCTGGGCCAGAAAGCTCCTGTTGTTTCCTTCTACATTTAGCTAGCTCTGCTCTCTCACTATCGTTGAATCGATGATGGTTTTCGATGAACAGTTTGCATCTTGTGAACCTATGTAATGCTTTAACATCAGAAACAGCACTTGGGTAGCTGGCATTACCTTGAGAAGAGGGTTCCACAGTCACATCTGTATTCCCTCGTGCCACAGATCTTGCTGTGGGCTCTCCAGTCTGAATGAACAGCGTATTTCTTGGAGCACTTCTCGCATTTCCACTTCTTCTCGCCGTGCTTCCGGGAGAAATGCTTCTTGATCCCAGTGAGGTCTCCGAGTGCTCTGGAGGGGTCGTGGTGCACGCACGACGCATCCGGACAAATGTACACCTTCTTCCTCACCTCCTTGTTCG
Protein-coding sequences here:
- the LOC135605577 gene encoding zinc finger protein GAI-ASSOCIATED FACTOR 1-like; this translates as MMKVEENMSNPTTSASSQNPVPAKRKRGLPGNPDPDAEVIALSPNTLMATNRFVCEICNKGFQRDQNLQLHRRGHNLPWKLKQRTNKEVRKKVYICPDASCVHHDPSRALGDLTGIKKHFSRKHGEKKWKCEKCSKKYAVHSDWRAHSKICGTREYRCDCGTLFSRRYSFITHRAFCDALAEESARVTQANPVADHHQHLYSQPLSSHELAAGQSTTMQPQFPDGLRSQHADIRRSHGTYVTMKQEISSPWAACQGPEPPPAASTSQSQMDPLSSIYATMLESEFQREGQSSLPASYRTSTTFPFLSATALLQKEAQMGAVTARPRHIDQMAAHTSSATGFSLGWCSGGAPLHGVKTHSALLHEMACPPPPPADIAGFSEGKPQ